In Pseudodesulfovibrio hydrargyri, a single window of DNA contains:
- a CDS encoding NADH-quinone oxidoreductase subunit D has protein sequence MSAYQNTEQMKGDFYTQKFEAGKQDGTLIINMGPQHPSTHGVLRIVIEVDGEYIVRAEPVLGYLHRMHEKMGETQTWGGFIPNMGRVDYGHAMAWNWAYVGAVEKLMGIEVPERAEYLRVIMTELNRLASHLLWWGAYILDLGAFTPIMYAFDDREMLLDILQRPSASRLTYSNFRVGGVQMDIDDKCIELIKAFIPHFRERLPMYRDLVTENLILRRRIEGIGIIDQDMCRRYGCTGPVLRGAGVPYDVRRDEPYSIYDRFDFEIPTSDTCCSAGRYHVRLAEMEQSLRIIEQALEQLPSAEGKHIMDKAPKPSMKPPAGEAYFNVEGGRGKIGVYAVSDGGKVPYRIKLRAPGFSNLSAFAEAATGTLLADAVAILGSLDLIIPEIDR, from the coding sequence ATGTCGGCTTACCAGAATACGGAACAAATGAAGGGTGATTTCTACACCCAGAAGTTCGAGGCCGGGAAGCAGGACGGCACCCTGATCATCAACATGGGTCCGCAACACCCGTCGACGCACGGCGTCTTGCGGATCGTGATCGAGGTGGACGGCGAATACATCGTCCGTGCCGAGCCCGTGCTGGGCTACCTGCACCGCATGCATGAAAAAATGGGCGAGACCCAGACCTGGGGAGGATTCATCCCCAACATGGGCCGCGTCGACTACGGCCACGCCATGGCCTGGAACTGGGCCTACGTGGGCGCGGTCGAAAAACTGATGGGCATCGAGGTCCCGGAAAGGGCGGAATACCTGCGGGTCATCATGACCGAGCTCAACCGCCTGGCCTCCCACCTGCTGTGGTGGGGCGCCTACATCCTCGACCTCGGCGCGTTCACGCCCATCATGTACGCATTCGACGATCGTGAAATGCTCCTGGACATCCTGCAGAGGCCGTCGGCCTCCAGGCTGACCTACAGCAACTTCCGCGTCGGCGGCGTGCAGATGGACATCGACGACAAGTGTATCGAACTGATCAAGGCGTTCATCCCGCACTTCCGCGAGAGACTGCCCATGTACCGCGATCTCGTCACCGAGAACCTCATCCTGCGCCGCCGCATCGAGGGCATCGGCATCATCGACCAGGACATGTGCCGCCGCTACGGCTGTACCGGTCCCGTGCTCCGTGGCGCCGGCGTCCCCTATGACGTGCGCAGGGACGAGCCGTACTCGATCTACGACCGTTTCGATTTCGAGATTCCCACGAGCGACACCTGCTGTTCAGCGGGGCGCTACCACGTCCGCCTGGCCGAGATGGAGCAGAGTCTGCGCATCATCGAGCAGGCCCTGGAGCAGCTCCCGTCCGCCGAGGGCAAGCACATCATGGACAAGGCCCCCAAGCCCTCCATGAAGCCGCCGGCGGGCGAGGCCTACTTCAACGTGGAGGGAGGCCGGGGCAAGATCGGCGTCTACGCCGTGTCCGACGGCGGCAAGGTGCCGTACCGCATCAAGCTGCGCGCGCCCGGGTTCTCCAACCTGAGCGCCTTCGCCGAGGCCGCCACGGGCACGCTCCTGGCGGACGCCGTGGCCATCCTGGGCAGCCTGGACCTGATCATTCCTGAAATCGACCGGTAG